The Agrococcus carbonis sequence TGCCGCGATCGCTCCGATGAGCGCGACGGCGAGCGCGACCGCGAGCGCGGCGCGCACGTCGAGCGCCGCGGGAGCGGCGAAGGCCGCCGGCCCGACCGTCGCGCGGGCGGTCGGCCCGAGCACCCACCACAGCTCGGCGCCGCAGAGCGCGGCGAGGGGGAGCGCGACCGCCCGGTCGGCGAGCTCCCTGGCGCGGAAGCCGGCGGCGACGGCCATCGCGCACGCCGCGGCGGCGCACGCGCCGGCGATCGCGCGCACCGCGGCCGCGAGCAGCGCTGCCGCGCCGGGCACCGCGAGCGGCGGGTCGATCGACCCGCACCGCACGACGCAACCGGGGTCGAGCAGCGGATCGCGCGTGAGCGCCAGCAGGAGCGCGCTGGCCGCCGCCGCACCATAGGCGACTCCGAGCCACCGCCCCGCCGGGACGGCGAGGAGGGTCGCCGCGAGGTGCAGGAGCGCCGCCGGCTGCAGGCTCGCGATCACGAGCGCCGCGCCTCGGACCACCGCATCCTCCGCCCAGAGCGCGAGCGCGAGCGCCGGCCAACCCGCCGCGAGCACGGCGATCGCCGCGGCCGGCCCGCGCCACGGCTGGCCGCGGAGCCACGCCGCGCCCACCGCCGCGACGGCGAGCGCGACGCCGGCGGCTTGCACGAGCCACCGCTCGAGGGGCTGCTGCAGCCATTCTGCCGGCGGGAGCCCCGAGGCGTTCGGGATCGCCAGGGACGACGTGAGCGCCGACGTCGTCGCGGCGACCGCGGCCACGAGTGCGACGGCGAGGGAGGGCCGCGCGGCGGGGTGGCCGCTCATGACCGCTCCAGCGCTCCGGGCACCGTCATGACGATGCTCGTGCCCGCGCCGCTCGCGGAGTCGAGCGCGAGCGTGCCCCCGACAGCGCTCGCGCGCTCGCGCATGCCGGCGAGCCCGCCTGCTGGCGCGTCGCTCGCTCCTCCGACGCCGTCGTCGTCGATCCGCAGGTCGACGCCGTCGTCGACGCACAGCCGCATCCGCAGCGTCGTCGCACGCGCGTGCTTGACGGCGTTCGCGATCGCCTCGGCGGCGACGTAGTAGACCGCGAGCGCGACCTCGTCGCGCACGGGCGGCAGGGCATCCTCATCCGGCAGGGTGAGCGCCACCGGGATGGGCGCGGTGTCGGCGAGGCGGCGGAGGGCCGACACGAGCCCGTCGTCGAGCGGATGCGGCTGCAGACCGCGGCCGAGCGCGTCGAGCTCGCGGATGGCGTCGAGCAGGAGCTCGCGTCCTCGCGCGAGCGATGCTCCCGCATCGCCGTCGAGCGCGACCGGCAGCGACTCCACCGCGCGCGCGAGCCGCTCGACGGCCACGACCTCGAGCTCGGCCCGCAGCGCCTGCCGCTCCCTCGCGTCCGCCGCCGCGAGCCGCGCCGCCGAGCGCTCGGTCGCCGCCACGACCGCGGCGAGCGCCGCGGCCCGGTCATCGAGCCGCGCCCGGAGCCGCCGCGCCGTGGCACGCGCCTCCCGCGCCTCGTCGTCCTGCGCGCCATCGGCCACGGAGGAGCGCAGCGCCCGCTCGAGCCGTGGCTGCGCATCGCCGACCTCGACGGCGAGGTCGGTGGCCCAGTGCGGCTCCGCACGCGCCGCGAGCAGGATGAGCCCCGCGATGAGCGCCTGCGCCATCGCGTATCCGAGCAGCACCGCGAGCGACCACTCCCGCGGCAGCTGCAGCAGTCGCAGGAGCGCGGGTGCACCGATCGCGAGCGCCGCGAGCCACGCAGCGGCGCGCCATGCCGGCAGCCGTGAGCGGGTGACCGACCGGTGACGGCGCTCGGCGGCCGCCGCGAGCGGCAGCGCGGCGGCGAGGCCGAGCCAGGCCCACGGCACGGCGGCGGCAGCGGGCACGACCGCGACGACGCTCGCGACGACGATGAGCGCTCGCGCCGCCCACGAGCGGGGCCACCGCGCGCCGCCGCTCAGCAGCAGGTGGAGGAGCGCGGCGCGATGCCACAGGGCGGCGACGGGCCAGATCGCGGCCGCGAGCCACGCGAGGGCGAGCGCCGCCGCCGGCACCGCGAGCCGTGGGCGCCTGCGGGTCGCCAGCGCCACGAGCAGCCAGGCGCCGGCGAGCAGCAGGGCTACCCGATCCTGGTCCACGGGCCGCCGCCGAAGATGCCCTGGATGAGCAGGTCGCTGCCGTGCCCCGAGCGGACGTCGGTCAGCACGAGCGCATCGTCCTCGAGCGCCCAGCGAGCGGAGAAGAGCACCCGCCCGGCCGCCTCGCCGCACCCCGGCCCGGCGGGCCCGAGCTCGACGACGATGACGTCGCGGTCGACGCGATACGTGCTCCCCGGGCAATCGCTGCCCTCGGGGGGACCGAAGACGCCGTCCCGCAGCAGCAGGTCCCAGACCCCTGCGTGCCCTGCCGCATCCGACCGATGCACGCCGCGCGCCTCGAGATCTGCCGCCGACACCTCTCGGCGGTAGTGACCCTCGGGAAAGGGTCCGGGATCGCTCGCGACCGGCGTCGGCGCGGTCGTCGGCTCGGCCGCCGCCGAAGCGGCGCCCGAACATGCCGCGACGGGCTCGGCGCGCACGCCGAGCCCGCCCTGCAGCCGCTCGATGCGATCGGCGAGCCGGTCGAGGTCGACGGATGCGCGCAGCTCGGCCACGCGGTCGGCCACCGCAGCGCGCCACTCGGCGCGCGCCTCGGCGCCAGCGAGCACGACGCGCGCACCGGGATTCCGCGCGCACATTGCGCGCGCCTCGGCGGCGTCCGTGGGACGCGACTCGGCCGCCCACGCAGCGGTGTCCCGCGCGGCGCTCGCGATCGCCTCGCGATGCGCCGGCGAGAGCGCGTCGAGCGCGTCGTCGTTGCCGACGAGGGCGAAGGCGAGCGGATGCGTCGCGACGTCGCCCGCGGTCGTCGGCGCGTCGTAGAAGGCGTCGGCGAGCGCGAACATGCTGTCGAGCCACGGCTGCGGGCCGTCCTCGCGCGGCTCCGCGCCGAGCGCCTCGATCGTCGCCCAGACGTCCTCCGAGCGCGGCGCCCGCACGCTCGCGCCCGCGAGGTCGGCCGGACGGAGGGCGGCGGAGCCGTCGCCGAAGAGGTGCCGCATGCCGCCGGGCACGAGCGCGAGCGGAGTCGCGCCCGTCGGCTCGATGCCGGCGAGCAGGGCGTCGGCGAGGTCGCTCGTCGCGATCGCGTCGAGCGCCTCCTCATCGGCGACGAGGAACGGCACCTGCAGCACGCGCAGCGTGTCGACCCCCAACGCATCCCACGCCGACGCATGGACGAGCGCGAGGTCGAGCTCGCCGTCGAGCGCCGCGCCCGCGAGCACCTGGTTCCAGCCCGGCGACTCGCCGTCCTCGGGGAAGCGGCGCACCGCGACGTCGACGTCGCCGCCGGTCGCCGCCTCCACCCTGGCCGCGAACTCCTCGGCCGCGTCGAAGCTGAAGCGACCGGGCGGGTCGGCGACGCCCATCTCGAGGTGGATGACCGGCTCGGCGAAGCCCGCGATCCCGACCTCGGACGCGGTGCACCCCGTCAGCGCCGCTGCGGCCAGCAGCCCCGCGGCGACGCTCGCGGGGCGGCCACTCGATGGGTGCATGGGGCCGTACCGCCTCCCGCCGGATGACAGCGCCCATCGTACGCTCGCGGCGATCATTCCGCGCCGACCCGTTCGAGGGGGAGCGTGCCCAGCAGCACCGCGTTGAAGCCGAGCATCGAGAAGGGCTGCGGTACGCGCCAGTCGGTGAGCGTGAGCCGATCGCCCTCGACCGCCCAAGCCGCGTCGACCGCCACCTCGCCGAGGCCGGCGCCGCAGTGCCACTCGCTCGGACGGGAGGTGGCGGTCATCACGAGCCGGTCTCCGTCGATCGCGTACGTGCCGGGGCACGAGTCGCCCGAGGGCACGTGCAGGAGGTCGTAGCGGCCGCGGTCGAGCGTGAGGCGCAGCTCGCCGGCGTTCCCCCGCGCGACCTCGGCGGACTCCGGGTTGTCGTCCCCGCCGAGCGCGGCGGCGAGGTCGGCGACCTCCCACTCGACGGCGTACGTGCCGTCGAGACCCGCAGCGGCGGCGTCGGGACCCGCCGATCCCGGGCCCGCGCCGGGCTCTGGGCTCGACGCCGGATCGGGGGTGGCGGGCGCGGCGGCGTCCTCGCACGTCGCGATGTCGATCCGGGCGGCCTCGATGCCGTCGGTGAGCGTCGCGATCGCGTCGAGGTGGTCGGCGACCACCGCATCCGCCCGCAGCGCGCCGAGCACCGGTTCGAAGGCGCGCTCGATCTCGCGCACCGCGTCGTCGCCCGCGAGCGCGAGGCTCGCGCCGGCGCTGCACGCCTCGGCGGCGAGCGCCTGCTCGTCGTCGGCCCGGTCGAGGGCGTCGTCGGCGACAGCCGCGATCGCGCGCAGCACGGCCTCGCGGTCCTCGCCGAGCGCCTCGAGGGCGTCGCCGTCGGCGATGAGCACCGCGGTCGAGGGCCAGAGCCCCAGATCGACCGTCATGGTGCGAGCCCGCCAGTCTGCGTTGCGCGCGAGGAAGGCGAGCGAGTTCTCGTAGGCGCGGATGCTGCCGTCGGCGATGCGGGCGTTCCGCTCGCTCGGCGACGCGTCGACGTTGACGGCTCCGAGTGCCTCGATGGACATCGCGTTGATGTCGCCGTGCCAGCTGTAGAACGAGATGCCGTCGAAGTCGGCGAGCGTGTGCAGCGGCGCGTCGGCGATCGGGCGACGGATGGGCCCGGCGAGCACCGCCAGCCCCTCGACGCCGAGCGGTTCGACGCCGGCGAGCATCGCGTCGGGCAGGTCGCTCGCGAGCACGGCGCGCTGCGCCTCCACCGAGTCGAGCACCATCGGTGCGATGAGCGCGTCGAAGTCGCGCACCCCGAGCTCGCGGAAGGCACGGGCCCCGACGAGCCCGAGGTCGATCGCGCCGTCGGCGACGCCGCGCACGATGCGCTGCTCGACGCCGAGCGCCTGCGAGTCGAACTCCGACGCGACGTCGATGGTGACGCGGCCATCGGTGGCGGCGGGGAGGGCGTCCTGCAGCGCCTCGACCTCGGCGTCGGCGAGGCCCGCGACGAAGCCTAGGCGCAGCGCCACGGGCGAGGGGTCGGCCGGCGGGGCGGCGGAGGGGGAAGGGACGGCGCCCGGCGCGGAGCCGGATGCGGCGCATCCGGTCGTGAGCAGCAGGGCGGTCAGGATGGCGCCGATGCGCGCCGGCTGGTTCGTGTGCATGGCAGGACGGTAGGAGCGGATGCGGTGGCCGGGCATCCGTGCTGGCACGGCATCGCGCGCGGCCGGGCCCGGCCCGGCGCACCGCATCCGGCACGTCGCACCGCCTCCGGCACGGCGGTCGTCGGGGACGACGGACCTCCGCGCTCGCAGGAGCATCCGATACCGTCGAGGCCATGCGCGAGGTGACCGAGACCGAGCTGCGGCGCTGCTTCGTCAACGCGACCAGGCAGGAGCTCGAGCAGCTGCCGCTGCCGGGCCTGCACGAGATGATCTGGGACGAGCGCGAGTACCTCGGGTGGCGCGATCCGCGTTCCCCCCGGCTCGGGTACGTCGTGCACTGGCGCGGCGACGAGCTCGTCGGCCTCGTCGTGCGGGCGGCGCCGGGCGGGCTGCGCCCGGGCATCGCGGCGATGTGCGCGCTGTGCCACTCGACGCAGCCCGCGACGCAGGTGCGCATGTTCAGCGCCCGCCTCGCCGGTCTCGAGGGCGACACGGGCAGCACGATCGGCACCTACATCTGCGACGCGCTCGACTGCTCGCACATCATCCGCACCGGTCCGCCGCACCTGCTGACCGCCGACCGCCTCGCGTCGAGGTCGGAGGCGCTGCTCGGCCGCGTCACCCGCTTCACCGCGCGCGTCGAGCGCGCCATCCGCGATGCCTGATCGCCTCGTCGGCATCAGCCGCGTGCGGCCGTGGGGCGGCGTCGCGGTCGACCTCGAGTTCGACGGCGACCGCATCGCCTCCGTCGTGCCGCACGATCCGGGCCGGATGCGTGCGGGGATGCTCGACGGGCGCGGCCTGCTCGCGCTCCCGACCGTCGTCAACGCCCACGCCCACGTCGACAAGTCGTGGATGGGGCTGCCGTGGCAGCCGTACGGGGGCGAGGGCGGCACGGACGGCCGCATCCGCCACGAGCGGGCCCACCGCGACGCGCTCGGCATCCCGAGCGTCGAGCGCACGGCCGCCGTGCTCGACGCCCACGTGCGGCACGGCACGACCGCCATCCGCACCCACGTCGACGTCGACCTCGGCATCGGCCTGCGCGGCATCGACGCCGTGCGCGAGGCCGTCGACGCCTACGACGGCGCGATCGAGGCGACGATCGTGGCCTTCCCGCAGGACGGCGTGCTGCGCCGGCCGGGCGTGCTCGACCTGCTCGACGCGGCTGCGGCCGCGGGCGTCGAGCACATCGGCGGCCTCGATCCTGCCTCCATCGATCGGGATCCCGTCGGCCAGCTCGACGCGATCTTCGCGCTCGCGGAGCGCCACGGCGTCGGCCTCGACATCCACCTCCACGACGCCGCCGAGCTCGGGGCGTTCCAGCTCGAGCTGATCATCGAGCGCACCGACCGGCTGGGGCTCGCGGGCTGCGTGAACATCGCCCACGGCTTCGCCGTCGCGCAGCTGCCCGAGCCGCGCCGACGTGACCTGCTGCAGGCGTGCGGCGCGCTCGGGATCACGTTCACGACCGTCGCGCCGCTGCGCCTGCCGCAGCTGCCGATGGCCGAGCTCGACGCGGCCGGGGTCGGCGTCGCCTTCGGCACCGATGGCATCCGCGACCTGTGGAGCCCGTACGGCGACGGCGACACGCTCGCGATCGCCCGCCAGTTCGCCCGGGCGTCCTCGATCGTGCGCGACGACGATCTGCGGCGCGTCGTCGAGCTCGCGACCAGGGACGCCGCGGCCTTCGTCGGCCGCGAGGTGCACGACCTCGTGCCCGGCGCCCGCGCCGACGTGATGCTGCTCGACGCCGAGCACGCGATGGATGCGCTCGTGCGGGCGCCCGCGCGGCTCGCGGTCGTGGGCGGCGGGCGGCTGCTGCACGACGAGCGCGACGCGCGCCACGATCGCGACGAGCACCAGGAGCGCGACGCGCGCCCCGACGACGAGCACGACCGGAACCCCGGAGGTCCCCATGGCTGACGCCTTCATCCTCGACGCCCTGCGGACGCCCCGCGGCCGCCGCCGCGGCGCGCTCGCCGAGGTGCATCCCGTGCAGCTCGCCGGCGGGCTGCTCGCCGCGCTCGAGGGCCGCGGCGTCGCGCCCGACCGCATCGACGACGTCGTGCTCGGCACCGTCTCGGCGGTCGGCGAGCAGGGCGGCGTGCTCGCACGCGCGGCCGTCCACGCGGCAGGCTTGCCCGACACGGTCCCCGGCATGCAGGTCAACCGGTACTGCGCATCCGGGCTCGAGGCCGTCACCGCGGCAGCGGGCCGGGTCGCCGCCGGCTTCGACGACCTCATCGTCGCGGGCGGCGTCGAGTCGATGTCGCGCGTGCCGCTCGGCGCCGACGGCGGTCCGTACGCGACCGATGCCACGATCCTCAAGCCCTGGAGCCTCATCCCGCAGGGCGTGAGCGCCGACGCGATCGCCTCGAAGGACGGCATCTCCCGCGAGGAGGTCGACGCCTACGCGCTGCGCTCGCAGCAGCGGGCCGCGCAGGCGTGGGAGGAGGGGCGCTTCGCGCGCTCGATCGTGCCCGTCGCGACGCCGGACGGCGTGCCGCTGCTGGACCGCGACGAGCACCTGCGGCCCGGCACCACGATGGAGGCGCTCGCGGGCCTCGCGCCCGCCTTCGAGGTCTTCGGCGCGAGCGGCTTCGACGCGGTCGTGCGGCGCGAGCACCCCGAGATCCGGCAGCTCGAGCACGTGCACACCGCCGGCAACTCGTCGGGCATCGTCGACGGCGCGGGCGTCGTCGTGGTCGGCAGCGGCGCGACGGCCGACGCGCTCGGTCTGGCGCCGCGCGCCCGCATCGTCGCGGCGACTGCGGTCGGCTCCGATCCGACGCTTATGCTCACCGGCCCTGTCGCGGCGACCGAGCGCGTGCTCGAGCGAGCCGGGCTCGCCCTCGACGACATCGACCTCTTCGAGGTCAACGAGGCCTTCGCATCCGTCGTCCTGCACTGGCTGCGCGAGACCGGCGCCGACCCTGAGCGGACCAACGTCTCGGGCGGCGCGATCGCGCTCGGCCACCCGCTCGGCGCGACCGGCGCGATGCTGCTCGGCACCGCGCTCGACGAGCTCGAGCGCCGCGACCAGCGCCGCGCGCTCGTCACGCTCTGCGTCGGCGGCGGCATGGCGTCGGCGATGGTGATCGAGCGGGTCTGAGCCGCAGCGGGCGGACCGCTCGGTAGGGTCGTGCGGGTGAGCGACGACGCCAAGCAGCCCGAATCCGCCAAGCAGCCCGACCCGGTCGTGACCGACGAGCTCGTCACCACCCGCCACACGCTGACGACGCCGGAGGGCGAGCTCGCGTACACGGCTCGCGCAGGCCGCGTCGTGCTGTGGCGCGAGCACGTCGAGGACGACGTCTTCCAGGGCCGGAAGCCGCGCGCGCAGGTCGCGATCACCTCGTACACGCTCGACGGCGCCGACCCGACGACGCGCCCGGTGACCTTCGCGTTCAACGGCGGCCCGGGCTCGGCGAGCGTCTGGCTGCACATGGGCGTGCTCGGCCCCAAGCGGGTGCTGATGGGCGACGCCGGCGAGCTGCTCCCGCCGCCCTACGGCATCGCCGACAACCCCGAGTCGCTGCTCGCGGTGAGCGACCTCGTGTTCATCGATCCGGTCTCGACGGGGCGCTCGCGCGCGGTCGAGGGGCAGAAGCCCAAGGACTTCCACGGCTTCACCGCCGACATCGAGTCGGTGGCCGAGATCATCCGCCAGTGGGTGAGCGCCGAGGGGCGCTGGCTGAGCCCGAAGTTCCTCGCGGGGGAGTCGTACGGCACCACGCGCGCCGCGGGCCTCGCCCAGCTGCTGCAGGAGGAGCTCGGCATGTACCTCAACGGCCTCCTGCTCATCTCGAGCGTGCTCGACTTCTCGACCGCCAACTTCGAGCGCGGCGGCGACCGCGCCCACGCGATGTACCTGCCGTTCTACGCGGCGACCGCATGGCGGCACGGCTTCCACGAGGGGCGCTCGCTCGAGCAGGTCGTCGACGAGGCGCGCGCCTACGCGGCCCGCGACTACCCCTACGTGCTCGGCCGCGGCGCCCGCCTGACGGAGGACGAGCGGGCGGATGCGGTGGCTGCGGTCGCGCGCCTCACCGGCTTGAGCGAGGACTACGTCGACCGCGCCGACCTGCGCATCGAGCACTGGCGCTACTTCGGCGAGCTGCTGCGCGAGCAGGGCCGCACCGTCGGTCGCCTCGACTCGCGCTTCACCGGGCCCGCCGCGAGCGGCATCGCCGAGCACATGGACGCCGATCCCTCGATGGACGCGATCCTCGGGCCCTACGCCGCCGCGTACCAGCACTACCTGCACCACGACCTCGAGGTGCGCGACACGGGGCCGTTCCACGTCTTCGGCAAGGACGTCATCGAGCACTGGAGCTACAAGGAGTTCGAGAACGCGCCGGTCTACGTGATCGACCGCCTCTCGCGCGCCATGCGGCAGAACCCCCACCTCGCGGTGCACTTCGCCTACGGCTGGTTCGACGGTGCGACGCCGTTCTCGGCCGCGGAGGACTCCGTCGCGCACCTGCAGATCCCCGAGGAGCTGCGCGACAACCTCGAGCACCGCTACTACGAGGCCGGCCACATGATGTACGTGCATGGGCCCTCGCGCATCGCGCAGTCGGCCGACCTCGCCGACTTCGTGCGCCGCCGCAGCGGGCGGGCGGGCTGAGCCGCCGGAGGCGCACGCGAACAGTTCGTCGGTCGAGGAGCGCGCGCCGAACGCGCACGCCTGCCCCGCGTCGGTCGAGGAGCGCGCGCCGAAGGCGCGCCCGAACAGTTCGTCGGTCGAGGAGCGCGCGCCGAAGGCGCGCCCGAACAGTTCGTCGGTCGAGGAGCGCGCGCCGAAGGCGCACGCGTCACGAGACCCCGGCAGAAGTCCGCCTCAGCGCACCTCGAGACGGATGTTCCGCCCCGCCACGCCCACACGCGGACATCCGCTGGCGTCACGAGACCGCCCGCCGATGCGGTAGCCTGTCTTGGTTGCCTTCGGGCACCTCGATCGCGAGATCGACGGGCTGTGGCGCAGCTTGGTAGCGCACTTGACTGGGGGTCAAGGGGTCGCAGGTTCAAATCCTGTCAGCCCGACCACGAGCGAGGCCCCTCCTTCGGGAGGGGCCTCTTCGTCGTCTCGGGCGCTGGTGCCGTCCGGGGTTGACACATCACCGCCGAGGGAGCCGACTTGGCTCGTGAGCGCACGAGCCGTCGTCCTCGTCGAGGGGGAGAGCGACCGGCTCGCCGTCCTTGCCGTCGCACACCGCCAGCACCGCGACCTGCTGGCCGAGCGCATCGAGGTCGTCGCGATGCACGGCATCACGAACACCCGCTCCTTCGCCCGCCGATACGGTCCGCAAGGCCTCGCGCTGCCGCTCGCCGGACTCTACGACGCGCCCGAGGAGCACAAGCTGCGCATCGGGCTCGCCCAGGCGGGCATCGCCGCGGCGCGCACGGAGCCGCTCGCCCAGCTCGGATTCTTCCGCTGCGACCGCGACCTCGAGGACGAGCTCATCCGCGCGCTCCGCGCCGACGCCGTCGAGGCCGTCGTCGAGGCGGCGGGGGAGCTCCCCTCGCTGCGGCGCCTCGCGCAGATGCCGGTGCAGCGCGACTGGCCGCGCGAGCGCGTGCTGCACCGCTTCCTCGGCGTGCGCTCCGGCCGCAAGGCGCGCTACGCGCCGCTGCTCGTCGCGGCGCTGGCGTCCGGCGCCGAGCCTCCGCCGCTCCGCGCGCTGCTCGCGCACCTCGCGGCGCCCGCGGCGGGCGGCGACGGCTAGAAGGCGACCTCGATCGTCTCGTTCGCCTCGATGACCTCGCGCACCTGGTCGCTCGTGAACGCAGCCCGCAGCGCCTCGACGGCGGCCGGATCGGCGTCCTCGCGCACGACCACCTGCAGCGCGAAGCGGTCGTCGAGCTCGGTGATGAGGCCGTCGTCCTGCGGGGTGAGGCCGAGCGCGGCGATGTGCGACGGCCACTGGAAGACGAGATCCGCCTCCTCGTAGGCCGTGTTGAGCGACGGGATCGGCACCTCGAGGAACTCGACGCCCTTCGGGTTCTCGGTGATGTCGGCGACCGTCGCCTCGTACGGATCGACCGACGGGTCGAGCGTCACGATGCCCGCCTCGTCGAGCATCTTGAGCGCTCGGCCGAGGTTGGAGCGGTCGTTCGGCACGGCGATGGTGGCGCCCTCGGGGAGGTCTGCGATGTCGTCGATCGAGCTCGAGTAGAAGGCGATGGTGAAGTTGTAGACCGTCTGCACCGCCGTCAGGGAGCCGTCGTTGCCGGCGTTGAACTCCTGCATGAAGGGCTCGTGCTGCGAGAAGCTCGCGTCGATGTCGCCGCTCTGCAGGGTCACGTTCGTGGTGATGTAGTCGGCGATCTCGACCAGCTCGATCTCATAGCCGTCCTCGATCGCGTCGGCCGCCGCGAGCACGACATCCGTCATCGGCGGCTGCACCGCGGCCACCTCGAGCACCACCGGCTCGTCCGCCGTGCCGGGACCCGCGGCCGGCGCGCCGGCGCTGCAGCCGACGAGGCCCAGGGCGGATGCGAGGGTGATGCCGGCGAGCGCGGCGAAGCGAGTGCGGGTCATGGGCTGGCTGCTTCCTGGTCGAGGACACCCCGGATGCGCACGGACGGCACCATAGGGCGATTTGCTGGACTGCGTTCAACTATAGGGTGGTCGACGAACCGGGATCAGACATGGGGGAACTGCCGTGCCGCACGAAGCCGCCGAGGCGCCCGAGCACGTCGCGACGCTCGAGCGCGTCAGCGTGCGCTACGGCGACGTCGCCGCGCTCGACGACGTCAGCCTCGGCATCCGCAGCGGCGAGATCCTCGGCGTCGTGGGGGAGTCCGGCGCCGGCAAGTCGACGCTGCTGCGGCTCCTCGATGCGACCGAGCACCCCACGAGCGGCCGCGTCACCATCCTCGGCGCCGAGCCCGCGCGCCTGCGCGGGCCGCGCATCCGCGCCCTGCGCCGCCGCATCGGCATGGTCTTCCAGGGCTTCAACCTGCTCGGCAACCGCACCGTGCAGCAGAACGTCGCGCTGCCGCTCGTGCTCGAGCGGCGCGCCGACCCCGCGCGCGTGGCCGAGCTGCTCGACTACGTCGGCCTCGCCGATCGCGCGCGGCACTACCCGGCACAGCTCTCGGGCGGGCAGCGGCAGCGCGTCGCGATCGCCCGTGCGCTGGTGACGCGCCCGGGAATGGTGCTCGCCGATGAGCCCACGAGCTCGCTCGACACGCGAGCCACCGACGACGTGCTCGCGCTGCTCGCCCAGGCGCGCGCCGACTTCGGCACGACGGTCGTGCTCGTCACGCACGAGCTCGAGTCGGTCGCCGCGATCGCCGACCGCGTCGCCGTGCTCGAGCGCGGCGCGCTGCGCGACGTGCTGCCGGTGGCCCGCGGGGCGGCCCGCGATCGCGGCGGCAGCTACGCCGATCACGTGCGGCGGGTGCTCGGCGCGTGAACGAGGTGCTCGACTCGCTCGCCGAGAACGGCGACCAGATCGTCGTCGCGCTCGTCGAGACGGCGTTCATGCTCGGCTTCTCGCTCGCGGCGGCTGTGCTCGTCGGGCTGCCGCTCGGGGTGGCCATCTTCCTCACGCGCCCAGGTGGACCCAAGGAGCGCCGCGGCATCTGGCTCGTCGCGAACGCCTACGTCACCGTGGTGCGCTCGTTCCCGTTCCTGCTGCTCGTCGTCGTCCTCATCCCGCTCACCCGCCTGCTCTACGGCACGACCTTCGGCACCGGAGCGGCCACGTTCCCGCTGTGCTTCGTCGCGGTCGCGATCTACGCGCGGCTCGTCGAGCAGATCCTGCTCGAGATCCCCTCCGGCGTGCTCGCCGCCGCGCGGTCGATGGGGGCGGATGCGCTGCAGACGGTGTGGCACTTCCTGCTCGTCGAGGGCCGGTCCGGCCTGGTCTACGCGCTGACGTCCGCCGCCATCAGCCTCATCTCGTACTCGACGGTGCTCGGCATCGTCGGCGGCGGCGGACTCGGCGACTTCGCGCTCCGCTACGGCTACCAGGAGTACGACTGGCCGCTCATGTACACGACCGTCGCCGTCGTCATCGTGCTCGTTCTGCTGCTGCAGGCGGTCGGCGAGAAGGCGTCGGCGCTGCTCGACAAGCGGTAGCCTGCGCGCCCCGGCCGGAGGTTGTGGCCGGCGCCTGCGCGTCGTAGCGTGCGGGCATGGCGACCGTCCGCGCGGCGACCGAGGCCTTCCACCGCCTGCACGAGCAGGACACCTTCGTGATGCCCAACCCGTGGGACGCCGGCAGCGCCGTCACCCTGGAACGCATGGGGTTCCCGGCGCTCGCGACCACGAGCGCGGGCGCCGCGTGGAGCCTCGGCCGCGCCGACCGCGGGCTGCGGCTCGACGACGCGCTCGCGCACCTGCGCGAGCTCGCGGATGCGGTGGCGGTGCCGCTCAACGCCGACTTCGAGGGCGGCTACGCCGTCGAGTCCGAGGAGGTCGCCGAGCACGTCGCGGCTGCCGTCGCGACCGGCATCGCGGGGCTGTCGATCGAGGATTCCACGGGCGTCGCCGAGCACCCCCTGCACGATCGGGCGCTCGCGATCGAGCGCATCGCCGCGGCACGTCGGGCGATCGACGAGAGCGGCACCGGCGTGCTCCTG is a genomic window containing:
- a CDS encoding sensor histidine kinase is translated as MDQDRVALLLAGAWLLVALATRRRPRLAVPAAALALAWLAAAIWPVAALWHRAALLHLLLSGGARWPRSWAARALIVVASVVAVVPAAAAVPWAWLGLAAALPLAAAAERRHRSVTRSRLPAWRAAAWLAALAIGAPALLRLLQLPREWSLAVLLGYAMAQALIAGLILLAARAEPHWATDLAVEVGDAQPRLERALRSSVADGAQDDEAREARATARRLRARLDDRAAALAAVVAATERSAARLAAADARERQALRAELEVVAVERLARAVESLPVALDGDAGASLARGRELLLDAIRELDALGRGLQPHPLDDGLVSALRRLADTAPIPVALTLPDEDALPPVRDEVALAVYYVAAEAIANAVKHARATTLRMRLCVDDGVDLRIDDDGVGGASDAPAGGLAGMRERASAVGGTLALDSASGAGTSIVMTVPGALERS
- a CDS encoding TRAP transporter substrate-binding protein, with the protein product MHPSSGRPASVAAGLLAAAALTGCTASEVGIAGFAEPVIHLEMGVADPPGRFSFDAAEEFAARVEAATGGDVDVAVRRFPEDGESPGWNQVLAGAALDGELDLALVHASAWDALGVDTLRVLQVPFLVADEEALDAIATSDLADALLAGIEPTGATPLALVPGGMRHLFGDGSAALRPADLAGASVRAPRSEDVWATIEALGAEPREDGPQPWLDSMFALADAFYDAPTTAGDVATHPLAFALVGNDDALDALSPAHREAIASAARDTAAWAAESRPTDAAEARAMCARNPGARVVLAGAEARAEWRAAVADRVAELRASVDLDRLADRIERLQGGLGVRAEPVAACSGAASAAAEPTTAPTPVASDPGPFPEGHYRREVSAADLEARGVHRSDAAGHAGVWDLLLRDGVFGPPEGSDCPGSTYRVDRDVIVVELGPAGPGCGEAAGRVLFSARWALEDDALVLTDVRSGHGSDLLIQGIFGGGPWTRIG
- the dctP gene encoding TRAP transporter substrate-binding protein DctP encodes the protein MHTNQPARIGAILTALLLTTGCAASGSAPGAVPSPSAAPPADPSPVALRLGFVAGLADAEVEALQDALPAATDGRVTIDVASEFDSQALGVEQRIVRGVADGAIDLGLVGARAFRELGVRDFDALIAPMVLDSVEAQRAVLASDLPDAMLAGVEPLGVEGLAVLAGPIRRPIADAPLHTLADFDGISFYSWHGDINAMSIEALGAVNVDASPSERNARIADGSIRAYENSLAFLARNADWRARTMTVDLGLWPSTAVLIADGDALEALGEDREAVLRAIAAVADDALDRADDEQALAAEACSAGASLALAGDDAVREIERAFEPVLGALRADAVVADHLDAIATLTDGIEAARIDIATCEDAAAPATPDPASSPEPGAGPGSAGPDAAAAGLDGTYAVEWEVADLAAALGGDDNPESAEVARGNAGELRLTLDRGRYDLLHVPSGDSCPGTYAIDGDRLVMTATSRPSEWHCGAGLGEVAVDAAWAVEGDRLTLTDWRVPQPFSMLGFNAVLLGTLPLERVGAE
- a CDS encoding FBP domain-containing protein — its product is MREVTETELRRCFVNATRQELEQLPLPGLHEMIWDEREYLGWRDPRSPRLGYVVHWRGDELVGLVVRAAPGGLRPGIAAMCALCHSTQPATQVRMFSARLAGLEGDTGSTIGTYICDALDCSHIIRTGPPHLLTADRLASRSEALLGRVTRFTARVERAIRDA
- a CDS encoding amidohydrolase family protein, whose product is MPDRLVGISRVRPWGGVAVDLEFDGDRIASVVPHDPGRMRAGMLDGRGLLALPTVVNAHAHVDKSWMGLPWQPYGGEGGTDGRIRHERAHRDALGIPSVERTAAVLDAHVRHGTTAIRTHVDVDLGIGLRGIDAVREAVDAYDGAIEATIVAFPQDGVLRRPGVLDLLDAAAAAGVEHIGGLDPASIDRDPVGQLDAIFALAERHGVGLDIHLHDAAELGAFQLELIIERTDRLGLAGCVNIAHGFAVAQLPEPRRRDLLQACGALGITFTTVAPLRLPQLPMAELDAAGVGVAFGTDGIRDLWSPYGDGDTLAIARQFARASSIVRDDDLRRVVELATRDAAAFVGREVHDLVPGARADVMLLDAEHAMDALVRAPARLAVVGGGRLLHDERDARHDRDEHQERDARPDDEHDRNPGGPHG